From the genome of Opitutus sp. ER46:
TCGCCGCCGCCGTCGCCGCGCTCACCGTCCTCATGCAGCGGCAGGTCGGCGCCTTCGTCCTCGAGGTGCCGCTAACCGACCGCGTCGGCAACGCCGTCGTCGCGCTCGCCCGCTACCTCGGCAAACTCGCCTGGCCGTCCGACCTCATCGTCTGCTACGCGCACCCCGGTTCCTGGCCCGTCCTCATCGTCGCCGGCGCCGCCGCTCTCCTGCTCGCCCTCGCCGCCCTCGCCTGGCGTCAGCGGCACACCCGGCCCTGGGTCGCCGCGGGCCTGGCCTGGTTCGTCGTCACGCTCCTGCCGGTGCTCGGTCTCGTCCAAGTCGGGTTCCAATCGCTCGCCGACCGCTACACTTACCTGCCGCTGCTCGGCGTCGTTTGGGCCGTCGTCGCCAGCCTTCCCGCCTTCGCCTCCGCGCGCGGCCGCGCCGTTCTCGGCCTCGCCGCCGCCAGTCTCCTTGCGGCGCTCGCCGTGCGCACGTGGACGCAGCAGGCGACCTGGCGCGACTCCGTCACCTTGTTCACTCATGCCGTGACGCACTCACCCGGCAACGAGGTCGCCGAGGACCTGCTCTCCTCCGCCCTGTTGGCGGAAGGACGCCTCGACGAGGCCGCGCACCACGCCGAGCGGGCGCTGGCGCTGAACCCGCGCCGCGCCACCGCGGCCATCTCGCTCGCCAGCGTCCGGGAACGCCAGGGCCGGCTGGACGAGGCCAAAGCCCTCTACCGCACCGCGCTCGCCATCCAGCCGCCCGCGCCCGAGTTGCAGGCCCAACTCGCGCTGCTCGAACTGGCGACCGGTGAACCCGCCGCCGCGCGCGCCCGGCTCGTCCCGGCCCTCGTCGCCGCGCCCGGCCTCCGGGCTCCGACACTGCAGCTCGGCCAGGACGCGCTGCAGCGCGGCGACCTCGTCCGCGCGCGTTTCCTCTTCGAGGTCCTGATCGCCGCGTATCCGCGCGAAGTCGATGCCCGCGTCGGCCTCGGCACCGCGCTGATCCGCAGCGGCCAGCCCACCGCCGGCCGCGAGCACTGGCGCCGCGCTCTGGAACTCGACCCCGCCTATCCCGGCCTCCGCGAGGCTATCGCTCCGCCAGTTTTCGCTCCGCGAAAACTGCAGTAAGGGCGCTGCTCT
Proteins encoded in this window:
- a CDS encoding tetratricopeptide repeat protein — its product is MSPPPPRRRVVLLAAGLFLGTVLLFLRGTTYGFVNYDDPAYVTANPHVQAGLTWSGVVWAFTAPADYWHPLTWLSHLLDWQLYGAAAGGHHVTSVLWHALNAVLAFLVFQRLGLTALRAAFAAALFAWHPLRVESVVWITERKDVMSGACFLLTLLAYAGYVERRAAGRPAATSYALTLAAFAAGLMCKPMLVTLPLVLLILDVWPFRRAGSRGAFARLVLEKLPFLLLAAAVAALTVLMQRQVGAFVLEVPLTDRVGNAVVALARYLGKLAWPSDLIVCYAHPGSWPVLIVAGAAALLLALAALAWRQRHTRPWVAAGLAWFVVTLLPVLGLVQVGFQSLADRYTYLPLLGVVWAVVASLPAFASARGRAVLGLAAASLLAALAVRTWTQQATWRDSVTLFTHAVTHSPGNEVAEDLLSSALLAEGRLDEAAHHAERALALNPRRATAAISLASVRERQGRLDEAKALYRTALAIQPPAPELQAQLALLELATGEPAAARARLVPALVAAPGLRAPTLQLGQDALQRGDLVRARFLFEVLIAAYPREVDARVGLGTALIRSGQPTAGREHWRRALELDPAYPGLREAIAPPVFAPRKLQ